The following nucleotide sequence is from Saccharothrix texasensis.
CTCCGGTGGCCGCTGGGCGCGTCAGGCGGACCGGGTGACCCGCCGGCCCTGGCTGGCGGGCGGGTCCGCGCTCGTGCTGCTGGCGCTGCTCGCCGCACCGGCGACCGACCTGCGGCTCGGCCAGCTGGACGCGGGGTCCTCGCCGACGTCCACCGCCGTCCGGCAGGCGGACGACGCCGTCTCGGCGGCCTTCGGCCCGGGCGCGGGCACGCCGCTCACCGTGCTGGGCCGGTTGTCGACGCCGGTCGTCGACGCCGGGGACCCGCGCCCGTCCCGACTGGTGGCCGCGGTGCGGGCCCAGCCCGGGGTGGCCTCCGTCGGGCCGGCCACGCCCTCCGCCGACGGGCGGGTCGTCACGGTGGCGCTGATCCCGTCGACCTCGGGCGGCGACCCGGCGACGGCGGACCTCGTGCACCGCCTGCGGGCCCTGGCCGTGCCGGGTGTGACCGTGCACGTCGGCGGTGGCGCCGCCGCCCGCGCGGACCTCGCCGACCGGATCACCGACAAGCTGCCGCTCGTCATCGGGGTCGTGCTGCTGCTGTCGGTCGCGGTCCTGCTGCTCGCCTTCCGGGCGCCGCTGCTCGCCCTCAAGGCCGCCCTGATGGACTTGATCTCGATCGGGGCGGCCTACGGCGTCCTGACCGCGGTGTTCACCCGGGGGTGGGGCGCGACGTGGATCGGGCTCTCCGGCCCGACCCCCATCCCGAGCTTCGTGCCGCTCATGCTCTTCGCCCTGCTGTTCGGCCTGTCGATGGACTACGAGGTGTTCCTGCTCAGCGACGTGCGGCGGCGCTTCCGCCGGACCGGGGACACCGTGCGCTCGGTCCGCGAGGGCCTGGTCGGCACCGGCGGGGTGATCACCGCGGCGGCGGCGATCATGGTCGGCGTCTTCCTCGCGTTCGTGCCCCACGACGACCCGACGATCAAGATGTTCGGCGTCGGCATGGCGGTCGCGATCGTGGTGGACGCGACCGTCGTCCGCTGCCTCCTCGTCCCGGCCACGATGGCCGTGCTCGGCGACCTCACCTGGTGGACGCCCGGCCGCCGGCGAGCGCGTGCCGCAGAGCCGATCGGGTGACTTCCCGGCCTGGTGTATCCAGCGCCCCGCCCGCCGCTCTTCTCTGGTGTCGGGTGGTTGCCGGTTGGGGAGTCGGTCCACCCGCGCAGGGGGGATAGCGCGCCACCCGCCCTTCGGGGCGGGTGGGCCGCGCGTGCTCGGGTCGCCGGTGGCGAATCGGGATCCGGGCCGCCGTCCGCGATCCGCGCCGAGCCGGAGGGAATCCCCCGTGCCAGGACTTCGACGACTACTGCGATCGACCGCGATCGGGTTGCTGCTGGCGCCGCTGCTGGTGGTCACCGGCCACTCGGCGTCCGCGTACACCGGCACGGGCCGGGTGACCGTGTACCAGACGGTCGCCTACTGCGTGCAGGGCGCGGCCACGATCGACCACTTCTCCGGTGGTTTCTCCGGGAACATCGGCTACGCCAACGCCTACCTGGCCAACCGCGGCATCACCGGGGCGTGCACGCTGACCGCGACCGGCAACGGGCGCACCCGGCTGGACGTGCAGGTGTGGAACGGCAGCGCGTGGGCCTTCTGCCGGGGCTCGGACTGGAAGTACGGCCCGTTCGGCTGGACGAGCGGCGAGTTCGGCGGACCGTACGGTCCCCAGCAGCTGCTCGACTACGGCGGCTCGGTGTGCGGCCCGGGCTACTACCGGACGGTGGCGTCCGCCGAGTACGACACCGGCAGCGGGTGGGTCGGCGGCACCGTCGCCTCCGGTTACGAGTGGGTGCCCTGACCCGGGTCGGCTCATCGGCCGGTTCCGGCGACCGGCGCGGACAGGCCTTGCAGGGTCAGCAGCAGGTCGCGCACGTCGGTGGCGGCGAGGCGGCCGGTGCGCTCGACCGCGTCCGGCACGACCGGGTCCGAGCACAGCAGCACCGGGCCGTCCTCGGCGCGGTCGGGCAGCCTGCCGTGGGTGCCGAGCACGCACGTCGGGTCGAGCGGCACGACGTTCATCGCGTAGCGCAGGCCCAGCTTCTTGCGCGCCAGGTTCAGCCCGGCCTTGGCCTTGGCCAGCCGGTCGCGGGGGTCGAAGAACAGCTCGGCCGGGTCGTAGCCGGGTTTGCGGTGGATCTCCACCCCGCGCGCGAAGTCCGGGGCCCGGTCGTCGTCGGTCCAGTAGTAGTAGGTGAACCAGGCGTCGGGTTCGGCCACGACGACCAGCTCGCCCGACCGCTCGTGGTCGAGGTGGACGCCGGCCTGCGCCGCGCGGTCGAGCACCGAGTCCACGCCGGGCAGCTCCGCCAGCACGGCCCGCACGCGCGGCACGTCGGCCGGGTCGGCGACGTAGACGTGGGCGATCTGGTGGTCGGCCACCGCGAACGCGCGGGACGCCCACGGGTCCAGCAGCTCCATGCCGGCCTGGGTGTAGACCTCCAGCAGCCCGGCCCGGCGCAGCGCCCGGTTGACGTCGACGGGACGGCGCGCCGCCGTGATGCCGTACTCCGACAGCGCCACGACGGTCGCACCGGCGGCTTCGGCGTCGGCGAGCAGCGGTGCGAGCGCGGCGTCCACGTCGGCCGCCGCCCGTGCGGCCTGCGGACCGTCGGGCCCGAACCGCTGCAGGTCGTAGTCGAGGTGGGGCACGTAGACCAGCAGCAGGTCGGGTCGCCGGGACGCCAGCACGCGGCGGGCCGCCCCGACGATCCACTCGCTGGACTTCAGCGCCGCCGTGGGTCCCCAGTACTGGAACAGCGGGAACTCCCCCAGCTCGCCCACCAGCTCGTCGTGCAGCGCGGGCGGCCGGACGTAGGCGTCGGGCGACTTGCGGCCGTCGGCGTGGTAGATCGGCCGCGGGGTGACCGTGACGTCGGTGGACGCGCCCATGGCGTACCACCAGCAGACGTTCGCGGCCGTGTAGCCGGGGTGGGCGCGGCGGGCGGTCTCCCACACCTTCTCGCCCTGCACCAGCCGGTTGTGCTGCCGCCACAGGTGCACCTCGCCCAGGTCGCGGAAGTACCAGCCGTTGCCGACGATGCCGTGCTCGGCCGGGGTGAGCCCGGTCAGCAGCGTGGACTGGGCGCTGCACGTCACGGCGGGCAGCACGGTGCCCAGCTCGGCCCGCCAGCCCCGCTCGCCGAGGCGGGCGAGGTTCGGCATGTGCGGCAGCAACGCCGGCGTCAGGCCGACGACGTCGATGACCACCAGCGGTTTCATGACGCTCCTCCGAGGTTCTCCGATGCCCAGCGCAGTTCGGCGGCGATGCCGGCGGCGAGGTCGTCGCCCGCGCCGGGCAGGACGGTCCACGTGTAGGTCTCGACCTCGACGTGCGGCATGGCGTCCGAGGTCGACCGGACCGCCTCGACCGCCGTCAGCAGCACGTCCGTGGTGGACGTGAGCGGCGCGGCCGGCCGGTCGTGCAGGGGTACGTGGAAGTGCACGCGCCACGGGTGCTCGGCGGGCAGGTCGGTCAACGCCTCGGGCAGGTCGTCGGCCGCGAGCACGCCGGCGGGCGTGTTCTCCCGGACCTGGTGCAGGTAGCGCGGCTCGACGAAGCCGGCGACGGCCCGCCTGCCCTCCTCGGCGCCCGGCTCGGCGACCTCCAGCGCCGCCGAAGCCTGGACCTTGACCACCGAGAGCCCGGTCGCGCGGATGCCCTCCACCGCGTCGACCGGGTCGGCGAAGGACACGGCGAGGTGGCACGTGTCCAGGCAGATCCCGACGTGGTCGTGGTCCACGCGGTCGGCCAGCCACGCGACGGCGTCGGCCACGGTGTCGAGCACGCAGCCCGGCTCCGGCTCGACGGCCAGCCTGATCGGCCTGCCGTGCCGCGCCGCATCCTCGCGCAGGGCGCGGGCGACGGTGTCCAGCGCCTCCTGCGCCCGCGCGTCGTCGTCCCCGTCCCACGGCTCGCGCCAGGCCAGGGGCAGCGTGGAGATGCTGCCGTAGGCGGCCGAGTCGGGCAGCAGGTCCGCGAGCACGGTGGCGCACGCGAGGGTGTACGCGGTGCGGCGCGGGTCGGTCCACGTCGGCTCGTAGACCGAGTGCTTGACGACCTCGTGGTGGAACCCGCCGTACGGGAACGCGTTGAGCGTGCTCACCTCCAGGCCCCTGGCCCGCAGGTCCGCCGCCAGCCGACGCCTGGCCGCGCCGTCCGCGGCGAGCCCGCGCGCGACCGGCTCGGCCAGCCACAGCCCCAGCGCCAGGGTGTCGGCGCCGAGGGCCTCCCGCACCGGGACGGCGTAGCGGTCCAGTTGGGCGACGACGCCGGCCAGGTCCTCCGCCGGGTGGACGTTGGTGCAGTACGCCGGGATCACGAGCCACCGCGCAGGATCGAGTTGCCCTCGAACGTGGGCGACGCCTCCGGCTCGTCCAGCGCCAGCCGGCCGCTCTGCCCGTAGAACTCGACCGGGTTGCGCCACAGCACCCGGTCGACGTCGTCCTCGTCGAACCCGGCCGCCAGCATCGCCACGCCCGTCTTGTGCGTCTTGAGCGGGTCGGACCGGCCCCAGTCGGCGGCGGAGTTCACCAGGACCCGCTCCGTGCCGTACTCGGTCAGCAGCGCGACCATCCTGACCTCGTCCATCTTCGTGTCCGGGTAGATCGAGAAGCCCATCCAGCACCCCGACTCGGCCACCGCGCGCACCGTCATCTCGTTCAGGTGGTCCACGACCACCCGTTCGGGGGGCAGACCCGATTCGCGGACGAGGTCGAGCGTGCGCGCCGTGCCGGCCGCCTTGTCCCGGTGCGGCGTGTGCACCAACGCGGGCAGGTCGTGCCGCACGGCGAGCTCCAGCTGGCGCGCGAACGCCTCGTCCTCCTCCGGGGTCATCGAGTCGAAGCCGATCTCCCCGACCGCGACCACGCCGTCCTTGGCGAGGTAGCGCGGCAGCACGTCGAGCACCTCGGCGCAGCGCGGGTCGTTGGCCTCCTTGGGGTTGAGCGCGATGGCGCAGTGGTGCCGGATGCCGAACTGCGCGGCCCGGAACCTCTCCCAGCCGATGAGGGCGTCGAAGTAGTCGGTGAACGAGCCGACGCTCGTGCGCGGCTGGCCCAGCCAGAACGCGGGCTCGACCAACGCCCGCACGCCGGCCGCGTGCATCGCCTCGTAGTCGTCCGTCGTCCGCGAGGTCATGTGGATGTGCGGGTCGAAGATGCGCATCAGGTCTGACTCCTCAGCAGTTCGAGCGCGTCGTCGGGCACGGCGCGGCCCGCGGCGCGGCGTTCGTCGGCGAACGCGCCGACCATGCGCCGCAGTTCCGCGTCCGCGCGCCGGTCCAGCCCGGCCACGGCGGTGAGGGGGATTCCCAGGAACAGGCACTTGAGCACGCCGTGCCGCCACGTGTGCGCGTCGAGGTGGTCGGCCGCGAACGGACCGAGCGCCGCCGCGACGAGCCTGGTGTCGTTGGTGCGCAACGCGTCCTTGACGAGGTCGACACCGGCCTCCGCCGCCTTGTCCCCCACGGAGGCGAGCGCGCGCAGGACGCCACGGCGTTCCGCGTCGTCACCGAAGCGGTAGAGCCCGGTCAGCTCGGCCGCCAGCTCCCGCGGGCCGGTCACCGACGCGAGCACGGCGAGCAGCCCGGCGCGGGCCTCGTCGTCCACGGTCCCGTGCACGACGCCGAGCGGGTCGGCCTCGCCGCGCAGCGCCTGCCTGCCGACGGCCCGGCCGACCGCGGGGAAGAGCGACCGGATCGCCGCGGGGTCGGCCCGCACCGCGCGCTCGGCCTCCGCCAACCACGGGTGCTCCGCCGCCGGCGCGGGCGACGCCTCGCGAGGCGCGCTCCCCGTCTCCGGCCCCGGTCCGGCCGACGCCTCGCGCAGGGCGCTCATCGCCCGGCGCGCCACGTCCGGCGCGGCGTGGCTGTGGCGGGGCAGTTCGACCCCGGCCAGCCCGGTGTAGCCGATCTCGTCCAGCGCGGCGAGGGTCGCCGCCAGGTCCAGCTCTCCCTCGCCGAACTCCAGGTGCTCGTGCACGCCGGGCAGCATGTCGTCCAGCTGCACGTTGAGCAGGAGGTCGCCGGCGCGGCGGACGCAGGCGGCGGCGTCCTCGGGTTCGACCGCGACGCAGTGACCCACGTCCAGGGTGATCCCGAGCAGCTCGGGCGAGCCGAGGTCGGCGCGCAGCCGCAGCGCCTGGTCGAGCCGTTCGACGAGCATGCCGGGTTCGGGTTCCAGGGCGAGGGGCACGCCGTGCCGGACCGCGGCGTCCAGCGCCGCCGTGACGCCGGACCGCATCCGCCGCCACGCCTCCTCGTCGTCCACGCCCGCGGGCACGATGCCGGACCAGAACGACACGCAGTCCGCGCCGAGGTCGGCCGCGATCTCCACGGCCCGCCGCAGGAAGTCCAGCCGGACCTCCTGGTCGTCGCTGACCAGCGTCGGGTGGTGCTTGCGCCGGGGGTCGAGCAGGAACCGGGCGCCGGTCTCCACCACGACGCCCAGCCCGAGCCGGTCCAGCCGCGCGGCCACCCTCTTGACCTGCTGCGGCAGGTCCGCGGCGAACGGGTCGAGGTGGTGGTGGTCGAGCGTGAGCGCCACCCCGGTGTAGCCGAGGTCGGCGATCACCGCGAGCGCGTCGTCCAGCCGGTGGTTGGCGAACCCGTTGGTGCCGTAGCCCAGGTGGAACGTCATGTCGGTCCCACCTTCCGGCCGAGCCGGCGGGCCAGCGGCAGCAGCAGCGCGAGACCGGCGGCGACGGCCGGCGACCCGCCTCGCGCCACCAGGGCGCACTGCAGCGGCACCATGCCGTGGATGCCGGTCTTCGTGGCCGACCGGACCGGGCCCGCGCCGGGGTCGCGCACCGCCGCCCACTGGGCACGGCCGACCGTGGCCGCGTAGGCGGTCGCGCCGGCGAGCGCGCCCAGCCGGTGCCGCCAGGTCCGCCCCGGCCGGGCGATCGTCGCCACCGTCGTCGCCACCGTGCCGCCGAGCACCGCCTTCGCCGCGCCGGCGGACGTGCCCCGCACCTCGCCGCGGGACAGCGCCGTCACACCGAGCGTGTGCCCGGCCATGACGGCGGCCGCGGGCAGCGCGCTCACCGCCCGTTCGCGGCCCGCGCCGAGGACCACGTCCAGCCCTCGGCACACGGCCATCGCCAGCGGTCCGGCGGCCGTGTCCTTCAGCAGGGTGTCGTAGGACCACACCGCCGCCGCCACGGGCACCGCGACCGCCAGCGCGTCACGCCCGCCGGCCGCCGCGGCGAGGCCGAGCCCCGTCGCGCTGAGGGCGACCGCGACGGACAGCGCGGCGCGGGGGCTCACCCGGCCGGACGGGATGGGCCGCTCCGGGCGCTCCACCGCGTCCAGCTCGCGGTCGGCCCAGTCGTTGAGCGCCATCCCGGACCAGTACAGCGCCACCGACGACAGCGGCAGCAACCAGCGCCTGCCCCGCAACGGCACCCCGGCCGCCGCGGCGCCGGCGAGGGTGTCGCCGAGCACGGTCAACGCGGCCGGCGCGCGGACCAACTCCACGTAGGCCCTCACGCCAGCTCCCCCGCCCACCGGTGCAGCTCCCGGGTCTGCTCCGCGAACCGGTGCTCGTCGCTGCCCAGCGGATCCTTGAAGAAGAACCCGAGCGCGCCCAGCGCGCCCACCTCGCCGGCCGCGTGGGCCGCCGCGACCAGCCGGGTCAGGTCCAGCACGAGCGGCGCGGCCAGCGCCGAGTCCAGCCCGGTCCAGGTCAGCTGCAACGACATGCGCACGCCGAGGAACCCCTCGAACGACACGTGGTCCCACGCCGTCTTCTGCTCGCCCAGGTCGGGCACGTTGTCGATGTGCAGCGGCGCGGTGACGTCCTCGCCCAGCAACGCCGCCAACCCGCGCGCCTTCGACTCCAGCTTGCTGTTCGCGTGCTCGGGGTCCTCCAGGGTCGCCCCGTCGCCGCCGCCGAGCAGGTTCGTGCCCGCCCACGACCGCACCCGCAGCGCCCGCGCGGTGAACATCGGCGCGAGCACCGTCCGGAGCAGGGTCTCCCCCGTCTTGCCGTCACGTCCCGCGTAGGGCAGCCGTTCCCGGTGGGCCAGCTCGTCCAGCGCGGGCAGCGCGATGCCGGTGGACGGGGTGAAGTCCACGAAGGGGCAGCCCGCGCGCAACGCCGCGTAGGCGGCCACCGAGCTGGGCGGCAGCACCGCGCGCCCCGGGTCGGCCAGCGCCGCCTCCAACGCGGCCAGGTCGTCGTGCTCGGGTGCGGCGGGCACGGGCGGTTCGGTCGAGGACACGTTGACCACGACGACCCGCGCCAGGCCGTGCCGCTCGCGGAAGTCGGTGATGTCGGCGGCCAACCGGCGGGCCGCCTCCGCCTGGCTGCCCCGGTGCGTCACCGGGTGGTAGCCCGGCCGGACCTCGGCGTCGGCCGCGTGCAGGCCGTCCACGATCGCCCCGAGCAGGCGGTGCGGCAGCACGCCGCTGTCCACCAGCTGCTCGGCGCGTTTGACCAGAGGTGTGTCCACGACGTCGTGACCGCCGACGACCAGGTCCGACCACCCCGGCATCGGGACGTCGGCCAGCTCCGGTCGTTCGGTCACGCAGCCCGTCGGCGGCGCCAGGCCCGCGCGCAGCGCGAGCAGCCCGCCCATCGCCGTCGTCGCGACCGACCCGCGTGCCCCGATCAGCCACAGCCCGGTGGGTTCGTCCGTCATTGGCCACCCTCCTTCACCAGCTCACTCAAGATCCGGTCACCGACCGGTGCCGGGACGCGGACGTCCCGGCACCGGTCGGGCGGGGGCGCGGTCCGGCAACCGCCCCCCCACGCGCGGGTGGCCGGAGCGCGGCGGCTCCGGCCATCGCGTTCAGCTACCGCTCGCCTGGCTCCGCAGCGCCGCGATCACCACCCCGGCGTCGGCGACGAGCAGGTCCCGCACGGCCCGGTCGCCCACCTTGCGGGAGACCGCGTCGCGGAAGCCCTCCAACTCCCCGATCGCCTTGGCGGGCTTGCCATCGAACAGCAACCGCCGGGCGTCGTCCAGGTCGCGGTCCAGTCCGCGGGAGACGGACGACGTGATCCGCCGTTCCGCCGCGAACCGGTCGACCAGGGCCTGCAGGTCGGGCAGCGAGGTCGTGACGGTGAACGACACCACCACGTCGCGCCTGTTGCCCGCCTTGTCGGTCGCGGTCAGCGCCAAGGTGTGGGCGCCGAGCGCGAGGGTGTGCATGGCGACGCCCGTGCCCGAGGTGATCGGCCGGCCGTCGAGCGCGGCGGTGACCGAGGCGATCCCGGACGCGGCGTCCTCGCCCTGCCAGGAGACCGCCTTGTCCTCGGCGTGGCCGTAGCTCACGCCGTCGTGCAGCCCGGTGAGCTTCACCGCCGGCGCGTTCGCGTCGACCTTGACCGACACCGAGCCGGGTTCGGACCTGTTGCCCCGCACGTCGGTGGCCCGGTACCGCACCGCGTGGGCGCCGTCACCGGTCACCGGGAACGGCGCGGTGTAGGGCCGCCAGTCGCCGCCGTCGATCCGGTACTCGGTGCTCGCCACACCGGAGCCGGCGTCCACCGCGTCGAGCGCCACGGTCGGCGCCGCGGTCCACCAGCCGTCCGCGCCGGTGGGTCCGGCCGGGTCGACGGTCGCCGTGACCTCCGGCGCGGTGGTGTCCACGCCGGTCACCCGGAACCAGTCGAAGTCGACCGTCACCGGGCCCATGGTCTGGCTCGGGCCGATCGCCATCAGGCCGAACTTCGCGTTCGGCACGTCGTTCGTCACCGGGTCGCCCATCGACGTCCAGGTGGTGCCGCCGTCGCTGATCTCGCCGCGGTAGGTGTTGCCCTCCTTCTTCAGCCGGAGGTGCCACCACCCGCTCTCGGGGGTGCCGATGGCGAGGGCCCGGTTGCCGCCGTTGCCGAACGAGCCGTCGTTCTCGGAGACGAGCTCCGCGCCCAGCGTCACGGCCTGCCCCGGCGTGTTGCGCGCGACGACGTCGAACTTCACGTAGTCGTCGTCGCCGCCGTACACCATGAACCCGGCGAGCTGCCACTGCTCGACCACCGGCGCGGCCACCCTCGTCTCCACCGTCCAGTCGCCCGCGGGCGCGGTCTGCAGGACGAAGTTGCGCGGGCCGTCGTTCGCGGAGCCGTTGATGTCGCCCGGCAGGGTGTCGATGCTCAGCACGCCGTCACCCATCCGCATCGACGCCAGGTCCGGCCGCACGACGGCGTTCCAGCGGCACCCGTCGAGCCGGTCGCCGTCGAACTCGTCGCTCGGCGGGAGGGCCGGGTTGGGCGTGTCGCAGGTGACGGGCGGCATCGGCGGGTCGCGCACGAGCACCGGCGTGGACACCTTCTTGGTCCGACCGGCCACGTCGGTGACCGTCACGGACGCGTGGTAGGTGCCGTCCGCCGCGTAGGTGTGCTCCACCGTGGCGCCCGACGCCGACGTGCCGTCACCGAGGTCCCACGAGTAGGTGAACGGCGCGTCGTCCTCCGCGTCGGTCGCCGTCGCGGTGAGCCTGGTGGTGAACGGCGCGGTGCCGGTCGCCGGGTCGGCCGTGACGACCACGTGCGGCGCGGCGTTGACCGACACGCCCTTGCCGATGAACGTGAACGAGTCGAGCGTGAACCGGTTGGCCGGGCCGCGGAACACCGCGACCAGCTTCATCGTGCCGCCGGGGTCGGCGACCGCGACCTCGGGTGCGGCCGCGTACCGGTCGATCCCGCCGGTGTCGGGCACCGCGATGGTGGCGACCAGCTCGCCGGTCGGCGAGTCCTCGCGCAGCTCGATCGAGCCGCCGGAGCCCGTCGAGGCCACCCGGGCGGTGACGCGGTCGATGCGGTGCAGGTTCACCGGGTGGAAGGCGATCCAGTCGCCGTCGCCGATGTCGCCGACCCGCTTGCCCGACTCGGCGGCCGGGTCCGACGTGATCAGCACGCCCGAGGACTCCTGGTGGAACTCGGCCTGCTTGTGCTTGGGCTGGATCACCGCGAGGTCGCGGCCCACCAGCGGCGGCAGGTCGCCGGCTCCGCCGTCGGTGTAGGAGGCGTCGACGGAGTAGAAGATGTCCGCGTCGGCGTGGCCCTCGTCCACCAGGGTGGCGAACTCGCCCTCGCAGGCGTTGATCTGGTCGATCGGGTGCGCGTGCGCCTCATGGCCGAGCGCGGGTTGCAGGACCGCCTTGGAGCAGTCCGGCTGCCCGTCCTCCGGGTCGGTGATGTCGAGGTCGAACGCCACCTCGTCGCCGAAGTCGAAGAACCCGCCGTCGACCGGCGACGCCATGGTCACCGACGGCGCGGTGTTGCCCACCGTCACCTGGACGTTGGTCACGCCGCTCTTGCCCGAGGGGTCGGTCACGGTGAGCTGCGCGTTGTACACGCCGTTCGACCGGTAGGTGTGGGTCGGCTCGGCCTCGGTGGACGAGCCGCCGTCGCCGAAGGTCCACGCGTAGGTCAGCTCGGCGCCTTCGGGGTCGGCCGACCCGGCGCCGGAGAACCCGACCGGCAGCGGCGCCCGGCCCGAGGACGGGGTGGCCGTCGCCTTCGCGGTCGGCCGGCGGTTGCCCCGGGTGTAGTCGATCCGGTAGATGCCGGAGTCCGGGTTGTCCCGGCCGTAGCCGCCGCCCCACTCCACCACGTACATCGCGCCGTCCGGACCGAACTTCACGTCCATCGGAGCCAGCGGCGCGGCGCCCCTGAACCACTCGTTGATCTTGAGCAGCCCGCCCTGGTCGTCCTGCGAGAACGTCCAGAACTTGTTGCGCGCCCAGTCGTAGAAGAACGGCTTGCCGTCGTAGTACTCGGGGAACTTGACGTCCGAGGCCAGGTCCGGGTCGA
It contains:
- a CDS encoding ThuA domain-containing protein encodes the protein MRTPVVRLRTVLALVLASLVVVGLLPATATAHPGHDAPAEFRALLFTKTAAGAYRHDSIPAGVAMVEKLAAEHHFEVVHSEDATQFTDANLAGFDVVVMLQNGGMVWDTDAQRAAVKKFVNDGGGIVAIHNATDMNIESSFPWWDDFVNGGAHMTAHSANGLTATSYQVDEVHESTRHLPDRWRKAEEWYNFKPSMRGKVHPLVEVDEKTYDPGSEAMGHDHPISWCRDAEGGRVWATGMGHNAADYTEPDFVAHVLGGIRTAAGVVSSDCGATVDASFEKVTLDDATRAPTTLDIAPDGRVFYTELLGEIRVHDPATGATSTALSLPVYSGGEDGLVSLALAPDFATSNHLYAYYSPSGTAEVNRVSRFTVEGDVIRPDSEKVLLEIPASRREEPGHTGGYLEFGPNGNLYIGVGDDTNPFQSSGYAPVDERPGRDLFDAQKTSANTNDLRGKILRVHPEADGTYTVPAGNLFAPGTAKTRPEIYAMGFRNPFRFNVASDGTLHLADYGPDAGGDNPSRGPGGIVEWNVVEEPGNYGWPYCVGDNTPFNDFDFATNTSKAKFDCGNPVNDSPNNTGLTALPAAKPAVVWYGNGAEGDEFPEMGAGGEAPMAGPRYEFDPDLASDVKFPEYYDGKPFFYDWARNKFWTFSQDDQGGLLKINEWFRGAAPLAPMDVKFGPDGAMYVVEWGGGYGRDNPDSGIYRIDYTRGNRRPTAKATATPSSGRAPLPVGFSGAGSADPEGAELTYAWTFGDGGSSTEAEPTHTYRSNGVYNAQLTVTDPSGKSGVTNVQVTVGNTAPSVTMASPVDGGFFDFGDEVAFDLDITDPEDGQPDCSKAVLQPALGHEAHAHPIDQINACEGEFATLVDEGHADADIFYSVDASYTDGGAGDLPPLVGRDLAVIQPKHKQAEFHQESSGVLITSDPAAESGKRVGDIGDGDWIAFHPVNLHRIDRVTARVASTGSGGSIELREDSPTGELVATIAVPDTGGIDRYAAAPEVAVADPGGTMKLVAVFRGPANRFTLDSFTFIGKGVSVNAAPHVVVTADPATGTAPFTTRLTATATDAEDDAPFTYSWDLGDGTSASGATVEHTYAADGTYHASVTVTDVAGRTKKVSTPVLVRDPPMPPVTCDTPNPALPPSDEFDGDRLDGCRWNAVVRPDLASMRMGDGVLSIDTLPGDINGSANDGPRNFVLQTAPAGDWTVETRVAAPVVEQWQLAGFMVYGGDDDYVKFDVVARNTPGQAVTLGAELVSENDGSFGNGGNRALAIGTPESGWWHLRLKKEGNTYRGEISDGGTTWTSMGDPVTNDVPNAKFGLMAIGPSQTMGPVTVDFDWFRVTGVDTTAPEVTATVDPAGPTGADGWWTAAPTVALDAVDAGSGVASTEYRIDGGDWRPYTAPFPVTGDGAHAVRYRATDVRGNRSEPGSVSVKVDANAPAVKLTGLHDGVSYGHAEDKAVSWQGEDAASGIASVTAALDGRPITSGTGVAMHTLALGAHTLALTATDKAGNRRDVVVSFTVTTSLPDLQALVDRFAAERRITSSVSRGLDRDLDDARRLLFDGKPAKAIGELEGFRDAVSRKVGDRAVRDLLVADAGVVIAALRSQASGS